One genomic region from Acipenser ruthenus unplaced genomic scaffold, fAciRut3.2 maternal haplotype, whole genome shotgun sequence encodes:
- the LOC131727808 gene encoding interleukin-9 receptor-like, which yields MQSCSVIAGGNQEWQTFTSVTKITSRVKCGNCSQDAASITFKPSENVKMHPPFAPSIVDSTNITWTLNQSLISLYLQQREFQIRFKRKEKSWEDARVISELRGQEWTRLNEKWLDRDAVYETQVRVKPREHAGEWSEWSPVTEWRSQVGN from the exons ATGCAAAGCTGCAGTGTGATAGCGGGCGGAAATCAAGAG TGGCAAACGTTCACGAGTGTCACTAAAATCACAAGCCGGGTGAAGTGTGGAAACTGCAGCCAGGATGCAGCTAGCATTACATTCAAACCAAGTGAAAACG TGAAAATGCACCCTCCCTTCGCTCCTTCCATTGTGGACAGCACCAACATTACCTGGACTCTGAACCAGAGTCTGATCTCACTGTACCTTCAGCAAAGAGAGTTTCAAATCCGATTCAAACGCAAAGAGAAATCCTGGGAG GACGCCAGGGTGATCTCCGAACTTCGCGGTCAGGAGTGGACCCGGCTCAACGAGAAGTGGCTGGACCGGGATGCGGTGTACGAGACTCAGGTTCGAGTCAAACCCCGAGAACATGCAGGAGAGTGGAGCGAGTGGAGCCCAGTGACTGAGTGGAGATCTCAAGTGGGAAATTAG